ACTGGACATCCGATCGTCGAGCGCCACGTGCTCACCACGACGGCGGGTCTGCCGCAATCGCATGAGCGCCAACCGCACGACGCACCGGATCAACCACGCATCCAGTCGATCCCTGTCGTCATAGCGCCGCAGCGCCTCCGGGAGCCCAACGAACAAATCGTGCAGGACGTCCTCGGCTTCGGCGCGTTCGCCCAGCATGCGCCAGGCGACACGCAGCAACCGCGGCGCGTACTGGTCATAGAGCGCGCCCAACGCGTCCCCGTCGCCCGAGCGAACCCGGTCGACGAGCAATGCGTCGGCACCGGGAAGCTCATGCACGGTCGACGATATGGTCATCAGGATGAAAGATTCTGCCGATGCAATGCCACGTCGCCGCTATTCGTTACACCACCCTTTGCGATCTTCGTCGTCCGGTGACCGCCGTCCGGTGACCGCCGCCCGGTGACCGCCGCCCGGTGATCGTCACCCCCTGATCATCACGACGACAATTTCATCAGCACGAGCCCCGCGATGATGAGCGCCCCGGCCAGGAGACGCATGGGACTCGCCGATTCGCCAAGCACCAGAATGCCCACCGCGAACGCCCCCACCGCGCCGATGCCGGTCCATACGGTGTAGGCGGTGCCCAGTGGCAGGGCCTTCATGGCGAAGGACAGGAGTGCAAAACTGGCGATCATCGTGACCAGGGTGATGACCGTGGGCCAGAGCCGCGTGAACCCCTGCGACTCTTTCATGAAATACGCCCACACGACTTCCAGCACTCCCGCAATCAGCAGTGAAATCCAGGCGGCCATCATGGCCCTCCAGTGAAGTAGGGCCGGGCCGTCCCGGACTTTGTCCCGAATTGGGTGAGGTCGTGGCCTCAGCGTGGAAATATAGCCATTCTTTCTCCATGATCACCACGCTCCTCGTCCGGGCGCGCCGACGCGCCCTCGCAGCCGGCCTTGCCGTGGCCGCATTGCCCATCATGGGCCACGCGCAGTCCGCAGCCCCGACACCGGGTACCGTCGCCGTGCGGATCGAGACCTCTCTCGGCACGATCCTGGCCGAGATCGACAGCCTGCATGCACCGGTCAGTGCGCGCAATTTCCTGCGCTACGTCGACTCCAGTGCCTATGTCGACGGACGCTTCCATCGCACCGTGACCATGGACAACCAGCCCCGGGACACCGTGCGCATCGAAGTGATTCAGGGTGGTGCGAATCCCGCCCGCACGGGAGCACGATTCCCCGCCGTGCCGCTCGAGCGCACGACCGTGACGGGACTTCGGCATCGCGATGGCACGCTCAGCATGGCTCGCGGTGGTCCCGACTCTGCCACGTCGGATTTTTTCATCTGCATCGGTGACCAACCGTCACTCGATTTTGGTGGACACCGCAACCTCGATGGTCAGGGTTTCGCGGCCTTCGGTCAGGTGACACAGGGCATGGACATCGTGCGCGCCATACAGAAACAGCCCGCGAACGGACAGACCCTCGAGCCGCCCATCCGGATCGTGCGCATCGAACGCGTGCGGCGCTGAGACAGGCTGTGACGTTCAGGTCGTGATGGGGCAGGCCTCAGCCCCATCACGACCTCTCGCATCAGGGATTGAACCAGTACGACACCTTGAGCAGGAAACTGTTGTCTGGTGGCAGTCCGAACAGATCGTGCATCTCGGGACCGAACGCGAAGCGGCCGGAGAGGTCTTCATAACCGCTGCGTCCATGTTGCCATACCAGGAACAGCGTGGATCCGGGACGATACTCCCATCGGGCAACCACATTCGATCGCCACTCGCGGAACTGAAAGCCCCCGCCATCTTCCGCCAGTACACGCCAGCGGTCGGCGTATCGCGCCGCCCGCGGTGCCGCCGGCACCATCAACCGGTCATAGTCACCGCTCGTGAGGTACGGCTGCCCCCACATCTGCAACGACAGGGTTGGCGTGGCGGTGAAATTCAGCCGGACGCTGCTCGAGAATGTGGTCTGATCGAGCGGCGCAAACAGCCACTGCGGAGCGCCGCTCACACTGTCCGTACGATTGCGCACCCACTGCGACCCGGTTTCGGCGTGTTGCCAGCTCGCATTCAGCGATGCCGAGAAACGTGACGAGGCACGAAACTGCAGCGATGGTTCGACCCAGAAGCTCGAGGTGTGTCCTTCGTCCGCCCGCTTCCCTCCCACGAACAGCGTCGGAATGACCACACGACGTCCGTCACCTTCCACCCCCACGAAGTAGTTGAACCCTCGTGGCACCCGGATCGCCGGACCACCACGCGCCACCCGATCGTCGTATGCGGGGGCGAGACTCTGCACCGTGAGTCCCCAGTGTGCGCCCCACTGATTCGGCAATTCGATGTGCCAATTGGTGTTGACGCTGTTCCAGGTGTTGAGCCCGGACGCCGACCAGTTGGTGCCGATGTTCGTGTTGATGAAGGCCCGGCGATAGTACGACGTCGGTTGGAGCAGCTGGAACGCATACCACCCACGGGCGATCTGCTCGTCGGCGCGGGACTGGAACCCCAGGTCGTTGGTCTCGTAACCCGGCGTGAACCGCTGATACACGAACTGGAAGCGCGTGATGCCGCCGCCGAACTTGCTGAGTGAAACCCGTTGGGCCAGTCCCGTGAGCGCCGTGCGCGTCGAATCGACGGACAGACGGTCGTCGGGCCGTTGATAGCGATGCACCCCGTCGGTCTGCAGTTGCAACACACTGGCGGCACTTCCACGCACCACGCTCCCCGAAAGCGAGAAGGTCGCTTCGTAGTTGCGTCCACCGAATCGATGACGCCCGTCGATGCCTCCCGTGTAAGCCTCCCGCCGCAACCACGGCGACGTCCATTCGTCGAGTGAACGGTTCACCGCCGTCACCATCGCGCCGATGCCGCTCTGCCCCTTCGCGAGATCCTGCTGCAGGCGCACCACCGCATGATTGGTCATCGGCTCGATGGTACGATCCTGTGAGCCCACCATACGTTCCGTGGCGACATCCAGCAGGCCCACCGACAGTCCCCCGCGCGTACGTCCGGTGATCTTGGCCGCGCCGAGGATGGTGGATTGCTGCGGACTGCCGGCATCGCCATAACGACCGACGAGTTGTGGGGCACGACCGATGCGTCGTGAATAGAACAGGCCCCGGCATCCCGAATCGATGTCGTCGCAGAAGTTGCGAAACGCGAAGATGCCGGCGCCTTCCAGGAAAAACGGACGCCGTTCCTCGAAGTAGGGCTCGAACGCCGACAGATTGAGCAGCGAAGGATCCGCCTCCACCTGACCGAAGTCGGGATTGACCGCCGCATCCAGCGTCAGGTTGGATGCGAGGCCCATCTTGAGGTCCGCCCCCACGGTACTCTGCTGCGGATGCGACGCGCCACCGATGCCATCGAAACGGGTCGTACTCTTCGTGAGGACGTACGGAGTGACCTCCAGACGTCGAGGCGATGGAATGCGCTCGAGGCCCGTCAGTTCTCCGGCCTGCGAGATGAAGCCCTGGGCATCCTGCCGGAACAGCGGCCAGCTCAATCGCTCACCGGTGCGGGCAATCTCGCGCACGAACATGAGACCGAACGTATGTGTCTCGCGTGCCGGAAAGCGGAACTGACTGAATGGCAACCGGTACTCCGCCGTCCATCCCAGCGAATCGATGCGGGTGACCACATCCCAGATCGCATCCCAGGTGCCGTCCTCGTTGGTGTCGTTGTACACGAGGAAGTCGCGCTTCACCCCCACGGGATTCACCGCGAACTCGTATCCCGTGCGACGGTCGTGATACGAGTCGAGCACGACTTTGAAGTGATCGCTGTTGGTCCGCACGTCGCGTCGGCTGAGCAGCGCCACGATGCTGTCAGGCGCCGGATCGTACATCCGGGCGAATACATAGAGCGCACGATCGTCGTAGGCCACCTTGACCTCCGTACGGAAGCGCGGCGCTCCCCCGACCCGCGGTTGGTATTCCAGAAAGCCGTCCACCACCGGCGCGTTCCGCCAGACCTCGTCGTCGTCACGACCATCGAGCGTGGGTGCGGTGGCGGCGCGGACGGCCACGGCCGGCTGCGCACGGAGCGCGCCGGCGCAGGCCAGCAGCACGATCGACACACCGAGAGCGCGATTCATAGCGCGATTCAGAACGCGATTCATCACGCGATTCACGGAAACGGCCGCGGACGGGGCATCGGCCACGGCCAGGGATCGATGGCCCCTCCCCGCACCATCGAGCGAACGGCCAGCTCACGTACCTTGGGGTCGGACGACGACACCAGCGCACGCACCGCGCGGTCACTGCCGCCTCCCAGGCCGGCCGCCGCGCGCACGAGCGCCTCCCGTACGCGATCGACGTTTTCACGTTCCAGCGCATCCACCACCGCATCGAGTGTCTGGGGATCCTGCAGTTCCTTGAGCGCCCACGCTGTGGCCCGACGGACCTTGGCTTCACGATCACGCAGGGCCCGCACCAGTGCGGCGGGTACCTGTCGATCACCAACCGACCCTGCTGCCCACGCCGCGATCTCGCGCACATCACCGACACGATCATCGGCGGCCGCGGTGGCCAGCACATTCAGCGCCGTACGATGACGCGTGGTCCCCAGTGCCCAGGCGGCTGACTCCCGCGCATCGGCATCGTCGTCGCGCGCGACCATGGTCATGAGCGCCTCGCCCGCCTCGTCCGTGAGCCGACGCTGCTGACCGAGCGCCCACGCGGCCATCTCACGTACCGACGCGTCCCGGTCCCGTAACGCCCGCGTGAGTGCCACCGCGCCTTCCCGGGCGTCGATGTTGCCGATGGCCCACGCCACCGTGCGTCGTACCTGCGGACTGGGATCGTTGGCCAGCAATGGCGCGAGGGTCGCCACACTGCGCGTGGAGTCGAGCTGTCCGAGTGACGTCACGGCCGCGAGCCGCACCGCCGTGTTGCGATCCGCCACCAGATCGTGCAGGACACGCAATGCGGCTCCATCGCGCAGGCGTCCCGCGGCCCAGGCGGCATTGGCCCGCACACTTGCCACGTCGTCATGCAACACCCGCCGCACCGAGGGTGCGGCCTCACGCACATCGCCACGTCCGAGCACGGCCAATACCGACACCCGCACCACCGAATCACGCGACGACAACCGCTCCACCATCGGCGCCATGATCGACGAATCCGGTTGCGTGGCGAGCAGCTGTGAAGCCATCTCCCCCACACAGGCATCGGTATCGCCAAGGGCCTGCACCAATCGCGCGACCGCTGGAGTGGGCAGGACATCCGGCCGTTCAGGCATCGACACAGGCAGGCGGGTCACCGGTGGCTCACCCCCGCGTCCCCATCCCATACCGCGCACGGCGCGAGTGGCCAGTTGGCACATCGTCACCGGCGCGCCGCGGGCATCGGCCAGCAGCGCTTCCACATCCAGTGCCGCGCGGGACGCCGACGTCTCCGCGCCACCCACCGTCAACGTGGTGGTCACCACCACGCCCATCAGAAAACTTTTCATGATCTCCTCCACCGCGGGGATGCGGTCATGTTGAAATTTCAGCACTTCGGGGGAAAAGAGTCGGCGCCGAAGCGCCGTGCTCCTTACTGCTCCTTACCTCTGCGGAGTGGGACGCGGGTCAGGCCACGGCCAGGGCCAGGGTGTCGGCTGGGGACGTCCTGCCAACAGCGAGATGGCCTGTTCGCGGATATCGGGATCGTTGTTGTCGAGCATCTGCTTGATGAATTCCGTCGATTGTTCACCCAGCGACACGAGTGTGCGGAACATGTCCCGACGGACCATGGGGTCTTTTTCCGCACGGAATGCACGCAGCAAGGCCGGCACCGCGCGGTCATCACCGATCTGATACAACGCCCACGTCACCGCCCGACGCACGTCGCGACCACTGTCTTCGAGATGCGTCGTGAGTCCGGCAGGCAATTGTGCCGGTGTCACGTTGCCCAGTGCCCATGCCGCGCGTGAACGCACCGATGCTTCGGGGTCTTCGAGGGCTTTGAGCAATGCGGACTCCGCCTCCCGCGCTTCGATCGTGCCGATGGCCCAGGCCGCCGTTCCGCGCACCCGTGAGTCGACATCGCGCAGGGCGTCGATCAACGCACTGGTTGTCGTGCGCGATGCCGGATCGTCGGCCAGCGCCCAGGCGGCCACTTCGCGGACCTTCGCATCGGTATCGCGTCTGAGAGCCGTGATCAGCGCCGTCCGCACACCGGGATCCACGACCAGGTACTCATTCAGCCCCCAGGCGGCCACGCGACGAATGGACGCACTGCTGTCGGTGGTGAGAATGCGGACCAACAACCGGGCCCGCTCGGCCATCGGCAGACTGTCGAAGCCAGCCAGTCCACTGTTCATGGACTGTCGGCCCACGGCGGGACCGAGCGCGTTCAGGATCCCGGTACTCACGTCGGTGGAGAACTGCGTCACGACCCGGCTGAGCGCCTGGTCCACCCGACGACCGAGTTGCCCCGACGGAGGGACCGCGGGCGCGGCAGGAGGCCGCACTGGCAGGTATCGCGTTTCGCTGGTCGTCTTCTCCGCTTCCCTTCCCGAATCCGTCACCGCGTTGCGCACGACCGCGTCATGTGCTGCTGCGTCGTACGCTGGCGCGTCATGCACTACTGCGTCAGGCGTCACGGCATCCCGCCCAACGTTCGTGCTGTCTGCCCGCTGAACCAGCCCGGCCATCGATGTCATCGTGGCACTGGGAGCACTCGATGTCACCGGTGCTGCCGCACCGACCAGCAGGGTCACCGCGCCGATCAGTCCCGCCAGCGTGACAGCCTGTCGACGCGTGGTGTTGCGCCGGGGACGCTCCGGATCGAGGATCGCCAGCATGCGTCCTTCGAACTCACTGCGGCGCGCCATCGCGATGGCCACGGCGGGTGTCGCATCACCCTTCACCGAAGTCACGATGTCCAGCAAGTGCTCGGCATAATCCGACGGACGTGTGCCCGACGACACCGCGAGATCGTCACATGCCTGCTCACTTTCCGCCCGCAATGCGCCGGCTGCCATCCACACCATCGGATGGAACCAGTACACGGCACACACCAGCCGCGCGAAGGTGTGTCCGAGCAGATCGTTGCGTCGCACGTGCGCGAGTTCGTGCAGCAGGACGGCCTGTCGACGTTCGAGGCTCCATGCATCCGACGACAACGGCAGCACGATCGTCGGTGTCCGTACACCGCAGGCGAAGGGCATGCGCACGTCGGCCGAGCGGACGACACGCGGCACATCATCGAGTCCGATACGGTCGGCCACTTCGTACAGCGGGTCGAGCCAGTCGGACGTGGACACCACGCTGGCGCGACGTACGATGCGTGAAGCCGCGAGCCAACTGCGCAGCAACCAGGCCGCGGAGATCAGCATCCCCACCAACCATGCCATCGCGATCAGCGTCAATGGCGGCAGCGACCGCAGCAGCATCAGAGACGTCTGCAGACGCGTCGTGATCGACGGTGGCGTGCTGGACGTGCCGGGAGACTCCGAGGTCAGTGCCGGCGTGGTCGGCGAAGCGATCGTCGCCGGTGAGGCCGGACTGGCTTCGGTCGAGGCCATCTCCACCGCCGGTGAATACGTCGCCCTGGCCCCGGGCACCACACCGGCCGGAATCACCGCAATCCGCATGGGCTGCGTGAATTCCAGCACGGGAATGAGCAACGTGGCCACCAGCACCACCAGCCACCAGAGATGCCGGATACCGGCCGTGGCGCGCCGCAGCAGACGCGCGCCCAACACCGCCAGTCCGAGCAGCAGCGTGATCTTCGCAAGCACCAGCATCAGCGTCGACGGATCCACCGGGAGGGAAAGGGCATCAGGCATCGGTGCCCCCCTCCGAGTGCCGCGCTCGGGCGATCGCCTCGCGCAGACGACTCACGTCACGCGCATCGAGCCCGAAGTCGTTGCGACGCAGCAGCGCCGTCACCGCCAACTCGGGCGAACCACCGAAATAGGTGTCCACCAGATGGTTCAGGGCCGTCTCACGCACCGCATCGCTGTCCACGGCGGGATAGTACACATAGCGCGGCCCATCCTCGCGGAAACGGATGGTTCCCTTCTCCGCCAGAATCCGCACGATCGAACGCACGGCCGAGTAGGTCGGCGGATCCGGCAACTCGGCCATGATCTCGGCCACCGTCGCCTCACCACGTCGGTGCAGAATGTCCATCACCTGCCGTTCACGCCGGGACAGACTGCCCGTCGGGGATTCGGAGTCGTGCGGAGTAGCCATGTGGCCTGACCTGAAAGAGTCTGCTGATTTTTCAACCATGCTGATATTTCAACAGTCTTCCCTGCTTGTCAACCCGGGGTATAAGTAGGCAGACCCGCCGTCTCGGCGGGATTTCTCACTTTCTGGAGCGGATCATGGGTCTTCTGTATACCTGCCTGATCGGTCTCATCGTGGGTGCGGTTGCCAAGTTCCTGATGCCCGGCAAGGACCCCGGAGGGTTCATCATCACCATCCTGCTCGGTATCGCAGGCGCGTTCGTGGGCACGTGGCTCGGACAGGTGCTCGGATTGTACGCCGCGGGTGCCCAGGCCGGATTCATCGCCAGCGTCATCGGGGCGATGTTGCTGCTCTTCGTATATCGACTGATCACTGGCAGGAAGTCGGCCTGAACAGGCCTGATACGGCTCGCCTACGGCTACATCATCCGCGCGACCCGGTCAGCGCGGACGACGCCAGAAGTACCATTCACGCGCGGCGGTCCATCCCTGGGCCGCCGCGTCGTGTTCTCCTGCCACGCAGCCCCCACACTCGACGGTGGCCCCGCGGTAGATCCCATCCAATTCGGCCAGCATTTCCCGCGTCTCCGCCGTCACGGGACGCGCCCGGATGCGACGCGCGATCTCGTGACGGACGGCCAGATCCTCGAGGTGGTCGGACGGGGTCGTATCGAGGGCCCGTTCGAGGCGATCGACGGCACGGGCCCACTGCGCCATCAACGCCGGCAACGCGAGACGCTCCAGGTTCATGACTACGGGCGATCGTTCTTGAGTTCCACCACGATCACTTCGATCGGCTGCCGGGTGTTGTTCACATCGGCGTGCGTTTCTCCTTTCGGATCGGCGCCGAGCCAGTACGCCTTCCCCTTCTCCCACTTGTAGGTGTTCACCGTCTTGCCGGCCGGATTCACCACATCGAGCGTGCCATCTGTCAGGGCCACCAGGGCCCGCCCATGTTCATGTCGATGCTGCGTGAGCGGCTGGTTGGGCATGATGATGGACTTCCACACCTTCAGCTCGCTGTTCTCGAACTGCGGCTCGCGACGCGTCGCCGACTGCTGTTGCGCGCGCATCACGCCGGCACCGGCGGCAAAGGACAGCAGGGATGCAGCGACGACGATGCCTGCGTGACGGAGACTGGCCATGGCCGATCGGATGGTGTGAGTGGGAGAAGAGGAGAGGGCGTATCGTGTCCGGTGTTCTGCTACCTCGCCGGATTACCCGGCCCGGTTACATCGCCAGGGCGCGGAGATCCTGCAGCGACTTCTTGAGCAGGTCGACCTTGGCGCCATCGCAGCTGCGCGCGCCTTCCGCATCGCTCACCGCCTTGGCCAGCGCATCGTTGCGCGCCGCGCCGTTGGCCTTCTCGGCCGCCGCGATCTGCGTCCGCAACGCACTCACCGTGCCCGCCGCGCAGCCCTTGCGCTCGAGCTGATCGGTGAACGCCTTCGCCAGCGCGAAGCTGGGCGGCCACACGATCTTCGGCTGCCCCTGCGCGTTCAGGTAGTCCCACTTCACCGTGTTGGCGGCATCGATCTCGTTCTGCGAGATGTATTCGCTGGGCACCAACTGGGCCACGTCCATGCCACGCGCGATCTCGGAGCTCACGATGTTGCCGTTGTACCAGTACACCGACCACGAGCCGCCCATCTGC
The DNA window shown above is from Gemmatimonas aurantiaca and carries:
- a CDS encoding M56 family metallopeptidase; protein product: MPDALSLPVDPSTLMLVLAKITLLLGLAVLGARLLRRATAGIRHLWWLVVLVATLLIPVLEFTQPMRIAVIPAGVVPGARATYSPAVEMASTEASPASPATIASPTTPALTSESPGTSSTPPSITTRLQTSLMLLRSLPPLTLIAMAWLVGMLISAAWLLRSWLAASRIVRRASVVSTSDWLDPLYEVADRIGLDDVPRVVRSADVRMPFACGVRTPTIVLPLSSDAWSLERRQAVLLHELAHVRRNDLLGHTFARLVCAVYWFHPMVWMAAGALRAESEQACDDLAVSSGTRPSDYAEHLLDIVTSVKGDATPAVAIAMARRSEFEGRMLAILDPERPRRNTTRRQAVTLAGLIGAVTLLVGAAAPVTSSAPSATMTSMAGLVQRADSTNVGRDAVTPDAVVHDAPAYDAAAHDAVVRNAVTDSGREAEKTTSETRYLPVRPPAAPAVPPSGQLGRRVDQALSRVVTQFSTDVSTGILNALGPAVGRQSMNSGLAGFDSLPMAERARLLVRILTTDSSASIRRVAAWGLNEYLVVDPGVRTALITALRRDTDAKVREVAAWALADDPASRTTTSALIDALRDVDSRVRGTAAWAIGTIEAREAESALLKALEDPEASVRSRAAWALGNVTPAQLPAGLTTHLEDSGRDVRRAVTWALYQIGDDRAVPALLRAFRAEKDPMVRRDMFRTLVSLGEQSTEFIKQMLDNNDPDIREQAISLLAGRPQPTPWPWPWPDPRPTPQR
- a CDS encoding BlaI/MecI/CopY family transcriptional regulator, whose product is MATPHDSESPTGSLSRRERQVMDILHRRGEATVAEIMAELPDPPTYSAVRSIVRILAEKGTIRFREDGPRYVYYPAVDSDAVRETALNHLVDTYFGGSPELAVTALLRRNDFGLDARDVSRLREAIARARHSEGGTDA
- a CDS encoding GlsB/YeaQ/YmgE family stress response membrane protein; its protein translation is MGLLYTCLIGLIVGAVAKFLMPGKDPGGFIITILLGIAGAFVGTWLGQVLGLYAAGAQAGFIASVIGAMLLLFVYRLITGRKSA
- a CDS encoding sigma-70 family RNA polymerase sigma factor — encoded protein: MTISSTVHELPGADALLVDRVRSGDGDALGALYDQYAPRLLRVAWRMLGERAEAEDVLHDLFVGLPEALRRYDDRDRLDAWLIRCVVRLALMRLRQTRRRGEHVALDDRMSSGQVAPDVAVEVRELEVAIAALPMGLRAVFVLHRIEGFSHAEIARTLGISEGNSRVRLVRALGQLQQRLHGAPSPTLD
- the sugE gene encoding quaternary ammonium compound efflux SMR transporter SugE — its product is MAAWISLLIAGVLEVVWAYFMKESQGFTRLWPTVITLVTMIASFALLSFAMKALPLGTAYTVWTGIGAVGAFAVGILVLGESASPMRLLAGALIIAGLVLMKLSS
- a CDS encoding peptidylprolyl isomerase, which encodes MITTLLVRARRRALAAGLAVAALPIMGHAQSAAPTPGTVAVRIETSLGTILAEIDSLHAPVSARNFLRYVDSSAYVDGRFHRTVTMDNQPRDTVRIEVIQGGANPARTGARFPAVPLERTTVTGLRHRDGTLSMARGGPDSATSDFFICIGDQPSLDFGGHRNLDGQGFAAFGQVTQGMDIVRAIQKQPANGQTLEPPIRIVRIERVRR
- a CDS encoding DUF5916 domain-containing protein, which encodes MNRALGVSIVLLACAGALRAQPAVAVRAATAPTLDGRDDDEVWRNAPVVDGFLEYQPRVGGAPRFRTEVKVAYDDRALYVFARMYDPAPDSIVALLSRRDVRTNSDHFKVVLDSYHDRRTGYEFAVNPVGVKRDFLVYNDTNEDGTWDAIWDVVTRIDSLGWTAEYRLPFSQFRFPARETHTFGLMFVREIARTGERLSWPLFRQDAQGFISQAGELTGLERIPSPRRLEVTPYVLTKSTTRFDGIGGASHPQQSTVGADLKMGLASNLTLDAAVNPDFGQVEADPSLLNLSAFEPYFEERRPFFLEGAGIFAFRNFCDDIDSGCRGLFYSRRIGRAPQLVGRYGDAGSPQQSTILGAAKITGRTRGGLSVGLLDVATERMVGSQDRTIEPMTNHAVVRLQQDLAKGQSGIGAMVTAVNRSLDEWTSPWLRREAYTGGIDGRHRFGGRNYEATFSLSGSVVRGSAASVLQLQTDGVHRYQRPDDRLSVDSTRTALTGLAQRVSLSKFGGGITRFQFVYQRFTPGYETNDLGFQSRADEQIARGWYAFQLLQPTSYYRRAFINTNIGTNWSASGLNTWNSVNTNWHIELPNQWGAHWGLTVQSLAPAYDDRVARGGPAIRVPRGFNYFVGVEGDGRRVVIPTLFVGGKRADEGHTSSFWVEPSLQFRASSRFSASLNASWQHAETGSQWVRNRTDSVSGAPQWLFAPLDQTTFSSSVRLNFTATPTLSLQMWGQPYLTSGDYDRLMVPAAPRAARYADRWRVLAEDGGGFQFREWRSNVVARWEYRPGSTLFLVWQHGRSGYEDLSGRFAFGPEMHDLFGLPPDNSFLLKVSYWFNP
- a CDS encoding HEAT repeat domain-containing protein; this translates as MKSFLMGVVVTTTLTVGGAETSASRAALDVEALLADARGAPVTMCQLATRAVRGMGWGRGGEPPVTRLPVSMPERPDVLPTPAVARLVQALGDTDACVGEMASQLLATQPDSSIMAPMVERLSSRDSVVRVSVLAVLGRGDVREAAPSVRRVLHDDVASVRANAAWAAGRLRDGAALRVLHDLVADRNTAVRLAAVTSLGQLDSTRSVATLAPLLANDPSPQVRRTVAWAIGNIDAREGAVALTRALRDRDASVREMAAWALGQQRRLTDEAGEALMTMVARDDDADARESAAWALGTTRHRTALNVLATAAADDRVGDVREIAAWAAGSVGDRQVPAALVRALRDREAKVRRATAWALKELQDPQTLDAVVDALERENVDRVREALVRAAAGLGGGSDRAVRALVSSSDPKVRELAVRSMVRGGAIDPWPWPMPRPRPFP